TAAGTCTTACCTTTTCTATCAATGAATCCTTCATCAACAAGTTCGCTAATTAATTGACAGGCTACCGGCCGGGAAATTCCAATCAAATCTGCAATTTCTTGCTGAGTTAATTTTATATTGATTCTGATTCCGCCTTCAATTTCTACACCATGATCTTGGCCTAAAGATAAAAAAGTGCTTTTTAATTTTTCTTTGGCAGGCATAATCTTATTACCCAATATATTTTGATTTAAATTAGCTAAATAATTGCTCATTTCAGATAATGTAGTTTGCATTAAAGTGGGTTCATCCATCAAAAGTCTTTCAAAATTGGCCCGATCTATACAACATATTCTAGATTCTATTACAGCAACACAAGAAGTATAATTATAAACATTTTGCTGGAAGAAAGTATCGTATCCGACGACTTCGCCTGGAGATACATAATCAAGAATGGTTTCTGTACCGCACTCATTTACTCTAAAAAGTTTCAAGACGCCATACAACAATATACGAATGGTATCAGCCGCCTCATCCTGTTTAAAAATATATTCGTTAACTTTGTATAATCTCTGGCTGGCAAAAGAGCACATCTTGCCACGTATTCTTTGGTCCAGAGAGGAAAAAGTCGGTATACTTTTTAGGCAAAAATGAACGTTACTATTCATCACATACACCCACCCATTTTAATTTTTAACATATACTTACCCAAACAAAATGTTTTTACAAATCTTTATCCTCTATTTATTAATCAAGTATATATTTAAATAATTTTTGGATTTGTATGGTCATTTTTATTTCAGACCTCATACGTGATTAAACCCTCAGAATTAATGACCAAAGCTGCAACAGAATAAGCATTTTGCAATGCCTGAATAGTCACTTCTGCTGCGTCAAAAATTCCTTGCTCCACAAGGTCCACATAACAGTCTGTTAGCGCATCATACCCATATCCTTGAGGTAAAGTCATGATTTCTGAGATAACCTCCAAGGAGTTACGTCCATTATTTTCGGCGAGAATTTTTACTGGTAGTTTTAAGACTTCGGATACAATCTTGTTTCCTGCCATTTCACCCTTATTAGCACTTTGAACAGTTTCCAAAATTTTTGCTGCTTCCAGTAAAGCAACTCCGCCTCCGGGTAAAACACCATGCTCGATCCCTGCTCTTGTAGAGTTCAAAGCATCTTCTACTAAATATTGTTTTCTGATCGCTTCTGCTTCTGTAGCCCCCCCTACTTTAACAGTACAGATCTTTCCATTCAGCCATCCTAATCTCTCCAGAAGCTTACCTTTGGTCCAATCGTCCTCAGCATCCGCAATTCGCGCTTTAACTTGTTGGGCTCTTTCCTCTATCTCGGTCTTAGAACCATACCCGCCAATTATGGAAGTGCTTTCTTTTTGGACAATTACTTTTTTAGCGCCGCCCAGATGTTGGCTGAGTACTTCCTCCAAGGTAATCCCGTTTTCCTCAGAGATTACCATTCCCCCTGTAAGTGTGGCAATATCCTCCAGATAAGCTTTCCGCCTCTCCCCGTAACCAGGGGATGTAACGGCAGCGATCTCCATGGTTTTATTTATTTTGTTGGACACTAACAACTTCAATAGTTCTATTGAGATGTCCTCGGAAATAATAAGCAAGGGCCTTTGACTGGAAACAACACTTTCCAGAACGCTCATGATTTGATAGATATACGTAATCCTCTCATCAACAATCAGAATCAATGGATTCTCCAACTCTACACAGGCCTTTTCCTGCTTATTGATCATGAGAGGAGAAAGATATCCTTTGGCAAATTTAATGCCATCCACAATATCTAAGATTGTTTCTTGTTTTTTACCCAGTTCAAACTGGATAATTCCATTCATTCCTACTTTTTGATAGGCCTGGGCAATGATTCTTCCAATTTCCTCCTCACCGGATGAAACGGTCGCCAGTTGTTGGATTTGTTCTATTGTTTTTACTTCAGTGGCATTTTCTCTAAGCTTGGTTATTACTAAGTCAATTGCCTTACTCATACCCTGTAATATATCCAAAGAATTCTCGCCGGCTGCAACGTTCTTTATTCCCTCCTGTACAAACCCCTGTGCCAGAATAATCGAAGTAGTCGTTCCGTCTCCAGCCATTTTATTCGTCTGTCCAGCGGCTTGCTGGAGAATTCTGCAACCAAGATTTTCAAAGGAATCTCGGAGATCGATACGCTCTACGATGGTGACTCCATCGTTTGTAGTCGTAGGAAAACGGGGCCTTCTTTCTTCAAAAACGACATTATGTCCGTTTGGTCCTAGTGTTGCCTTCACACAATCGGTAACCAGGTTGATCCCACGAACCAAAGCATTCCTGGCCTTTTCACCTTTTAGAATCATAGACTCCATGCAATTAACCCCTTTTTGCTTTTAATTGTGAATAATTATTTAAAAATTGCTTTTTCTGTACTTTAATATTTCCTAACACTTACTCAATAAGTAGTCAGATCTTTAAGCTCAGGTTGAGACTTGGTAAATAACCCTTCACCCACCAAAGCCTCACAGGTTAATAGCATGGAAGCAGAACTGATACTGTTCCTTAATGAGCTAATTATGGTCAAACTGGGATCTACGATGCCACCTCTCAGCATATCCGTCATCTGATTGGTAACAATGTCGAAGCCAACCCAAGATTGTACGGAGTTGAGTGATTTAATAATTTGCACATAGTCTTTGCCGGCATTTTTCAGCATTTGGATCATGGGTTCTTCCATAGCTTTGATCACGATCTCATAACCCTTTGCTAATCCATCATTTAATTCGTTCTTGCCCACCAGCTTTATACTTTCAAGTTCATCTTTTAAGTTCTGGGCCACCCACCAGGCTGCTTTCCCACCTCCCGGCAAGATACCGGATATCACAGCTGTCTGGGCTGCGTGAACCCCATCTTCCACCCGGTATTTCAATTCCTGCATTTCAATGTCGGTTATGCCCCCTACTTGAATAACAGCTATACCATCTGACAAATTGGCAATTCGATTCTTGAAAACAGCTTGCTCTTCTTTACTAGAACTCATCTCTAACAAGGTTCTGAGCTGCCTGATGCGCTTTTCTATATCCTCTGTTTTACCTTGACCATTGCTTATAACGGTCTTCCCGCCTGTCACGACGATCCGGTCCGCCTTCCCGCAAGTTGATACCCTACAACTATCTAAAGAACTTCCCAACAACGTAGAGACAACACTGCCACCCGTATACACCGCAATATCTTCAAGAAAATCTAGTCTCTGCTGTCCGGAACCCATCGCTTCAATGGCCACCCCGTTTACCCTGCCGCTCTTCTTGGCCCAGACTAAAGCACCTAAAGCATCTCTTCGAATATCATTGGCTATTAGCAGCAAGCTTCTTTTGTTAGCGACACACCAATTGAGAATCTTATCCATTTCATTGACTGTTGTTATGGGGCAGTCAGTCATAAACACAAACGCTTCCTCAAGTTCAATCATCATACGGTCACCTTTGGTAATGAAATTGGGAGTGGTATATCCTTTCTCAATTTCCAGACCGGAACTTACTTCGACGAAGCTCTTCTTTTGTTGGCTGGAACCCACTGTAATAATTCCGTTTATTCCTACCCTTTCCATGGCTTCGGCAATAAGCCTTCCTATTTTCATGTCTTTCGAGGAGACCGTTGAAACACTTAGTATTTTTTCAATCGAGTCAGCCGGAATACTCATTTTTTCTAACTTGTCGCAGGCTGATTGCAAAGCCAACTCCATGCCTTTTTTCAGTTGTTGTGAATTATAGCCGGCCTCCAAGAGTTTCATCCCTTGCCTTACCATGGATGCGAACAAGACAATGGAAGTCGTTGTTCCATCGCCAACTAAATCGTTTGTCTTTTGTGCTACTTCTTGACAAAGTTTTACGCCAACGGATGGAGCCGGATCTAAAAGGACAATATGCCGGGCTACGGTTACACCATCTTTTGTTACCAATGGATAACCATATCTTCTTTCGATGATTACATTTTTCCCCATCGGACCCATCGTCGTTTGCACCAAATCTGCCACGGCATATACACCTTTGGCTATTTCATTTCTTGCTGTTCCTGAAAAACCCAAGGATGAACCGATTGTTAATCGCATAAAACATTCTCCTGTCTTGTTAAGAGACTATCACCGAATACAAATCTAACAATTCCGAATTTCAACAACGATCCCGTCTTTAATTATAATTTCCGCTACGGTAGCCTCTTGCAAGGTCTGCCCAATTTGAAGTTCGTAGGGACCTTCTACGGAAGCAAGGACTATTTCTTCACCGATCTTAAATTGACTGACCGCTTCCAGTTTCTGCAGGAGTTCATCCCGCTGTAAATGGTAGCTTGACGAATTGTTTTCAAACTGTTGACGGAACCTATCCAATTGGTTCTGATCAGACCCTCTTAAAGAGGCCTCTGTTAACGCTTTGGTTTTATTGTCTTCAAATTTTTTCAGCTCATCCATAACGTTATTGATCTCTTTATTGATTTGTTTGGTAGTATTGCTCTTAGAACCTTCTGTAATTAATTCTTTTATTAGAATTTGTCTGAAAATTGTAATGCTTGACATCTATTTCTTCCTTCCACATCCTAAATCGCAGTATTAAGCTTGCTTTCCAGCTCTTTTCCCATATTATATCGTTTTTTAGTTTTTTT
This genomic stretch from Dehalobacter restrictus DSM 9455 harbors:
- a CDS encoding Crp/Fnr family transcriptional regulator, which gives rise to MNSNVHFCLKSIPTFSSLDQRIRGKMCSFASQRLYKVNEYIFKQDEAADTIRILLYGVLKLFRVNECGTETILDYVSPGEVVGYDTFFQQNVYNYTSCVAVIESRICCIDRANFERLLMDEPTLMQTTLSEMSNYLANLNQNILGNKIMPAKEKLKSTFLSLGQDHGVEIEGGIRINIKLTQQEIADLIGISRPVACQLISELVDEGFIDRKGKTYIIRKEHLCPNLFIMSKWKEC
- a CDS encoding Hsp60 family chaperonin; its protein translation is MESMILKGEKARNALVRGINLVTDCVKATLGPNGHNVVFEERRPRFPTTTNDGVTIVERIDLRDSFENLGCRILQQAAGQTNKMAGDGTTTSIILAQGFVQEGIKNVAAGENSLDILQGMSKAIDLVITKLRENATEVKTIEQIQQLATVSSGEEEIGRIIAQAYQKVGMNGIIQFELGKKQETILDIVDGIKFAKGYLSPLMINKQEKACVELENPLILIVDERITYIYQIMSVLESVVSSQRPLLIISEDISIELLKLLVSNKINKTMEIAAVTSPGYGERRKAYLEDIATLTGGMVISEENGITLEEVLSQHLGGAKKVIVQKESTSIIGGYGSKTEIEERAQQVKARIADAEDDWTKGKLLERLGWLNGKICTVKVGGATEAEAIRKQYLVEDALNSTRAGIEHGVLPGGGVALLEAAKILETVQSANKGEMAGNKIVSEVLKLPVKILAENNGRNSLEVISEIMTLPQGYGYDALTDCYVDLVEQGIFDAAEVTIQALQNAYSVAALVINSEGLITYEV
- the groEL gene encoding chaperonin GroEL, with amino-acid sequence MRLTIGSSLGFSGTARNEIAKGVYAVADLVQTTMGPMGKNVIIERRYGYPLVTKDGVTVARHIVLLDPAPSVGVKLCQEVAQKTNDLVGDGTTTSIVLFASMVRQGMKLLEAGYNSQQLKKGMELALQSACDKLEKMSIPADSIEKILSVSTVSSKDMKIGRLIAEAMERVGINGIITVGSSQQKKSFVEVSSGLEIEKGYTTPNFITKGDRMMIELEEAFVFMTDCPITTVNEMDKILNWCVANKRSLLLIANDIRRDALGALVWAKKSGRVNGVAIEAMGSGQQRLDFLEDIAVYTGGSVVSTLLGSSLDSCRVSTCGKADRIVVTGGKTVISNGQGKTEDIEKRIRQLRTLLEMSSSKEEQAVFKNRIANLSDGIAVIQVGGITDIEMQELKYRVEDGVHAAQTAVISGILPGGGKAAWWVAQNLKDELESIKLVGKNELNDGLAKGYEIVIKAMEEPMIQMLKNAGKDYVQIIKSLNSVQSWVGFDIVTNQMTDMLRGGIVDPSLTIISSLRNSISSASMLLTCEALVGEGLFTKSQPELKDLTTY
- a CDS encoding YlqD family protein, with translation MSSITIFRQILIKELITEGSKSNTTKQINKEINNVMDELKKFEDNKTKALTEASLRGSDQNQLDRFRQQFENNSSSYHLQRDELLQKLEAVSQFKIGEEIVLASVEGPYELQIGQTLQEATVAEIIIKDGIVVEIRNC